One Glycine max cultivar Williams 82 chromosome 6, Glycine_max_v4.0, whole genome shotgun sequence DNA segment encodes these proteins:
- the LOC102664433 gene encoding protein MAIN-LIKE 2-like has translation MSSSAGTYGRKGRRFFRGFRQKKAKKVLPLDPVEEGRALGAGRGRGISEDTHEADVPLRRRPTASARRQRVRLREDVTERPEDVPQLHEDVAHVSDATPEMIGAADAVQTEGVATDGSLGSPAADEGFPDGPRDPSILTDFAEHVAQSIWSGQERPDLKLVSHGRKVDKIGRPALEIKGFIAGTGLSPLIRCSVITTDPGLISAIVERWHRETSTFHLPVGELTITLDDVASLLHLPITGALHTFEPLVTLDAIGLLTELLEVSHEEATFETRQAGGSHVRLGWLRDLYQSHCRTRQWVVAARTYLLHLVGCTLFTNKSSTHLHFMHLEAFRDLAQAGGFA, from the exons ATGAGTTCTTCCGCAGGAACCTATGGAAGAAAGGGGAGAAGGTTCTTCCGCGGGTTTCGGCAGAAGAAGGCGAAAAAGGTTCTTCCACTGGATCCAGTGGAAGAAG gtcgtgcaTTAGGAGCTGGTAGAGGTAGAGGCATTAGTGAGGATACACATGAGGCTGATGTTCCTCTACGTCGCAGACCTACTGCTTCAGCACGTAGGCAACGGGTTCGTCTGCGTGAGGACGTGACAGAGAGACCTGAGGATGTGCCTCAGTTGCATGAGGATGTTGCTCATGTGTCTGATGCCACCCCAGAGATGATAGGCGCCGCCGATGCTGTTCAGACAGAGGGAGTGGCTACTGATGGGAGCTTGGGGTCACCTGCTGCAGATGAGGGTTTCCCCGATGGACCACGTGACCCATCGATTTTGACCGATTTTGCTGAGCATGTCGCACAAAGCATCTGGAGTGGACAG GAACGACCCGATCTGAAGTTGGTCTCCCACGGTAGGAAAGTAGATAAAATTGGGAGACCAGCGCTTGAGATCAAAGGGTTCATTGCTGGCACCGGATTGAGTCCTTTGATCAGGTGTTCTGTTATCACCACTGATCCTGGACTCATATCCGCCATCGTCGAGAGGTGGCATCGCGAGACTAGCACGTTCCACCTGCCAGTAGGCGAGTTGACGATCACGTTGGATGACGTGGCGTCACTCCTACACCTTCCCATCACTGGCGCGCTGCATACGTTCGAGCCGCTTGTTACTTTAGACGCCATTGGTCTACTGACGGAGCTTCTTGAGGTTAGTCATGAGGAGGCTACATTTGAGACTCGACAGGCTGGTGGGTCTCATGTCCGGTTGGGGTGGCTTCGGGACTTGTATCAGAGCCACTGCAGGACCAGACAATGGGTTGTAGCAGCCCGCACGTATCTGCTCCACTTGGTGGGTTGTACTCTTTTCACCAACAAGAgttcaacccatttacatttcaTGCACCTGGAGGCTTTCAGGGACTTGGCCCAGGCAGGGGGATTCGCCTAG